A genomic segment from Malus domestica chromosome 05, GDT2T_hap1 encodes:
- the LOC103434789 gene encoding gamma tubulin complex adapter mto1, translating into MSTAKASNKKRRTDPEIAKSDHLDLDLDLSNDIKGIMSAIHQIREKAHKDGLKKNEETISSVAAEVRSAIDELKSKLEKDRQSFAKSLSKSSKECENCLKTEAAKFQALYEKFCKDQASHLQALKGVISNYEEEKERLCARYEQLRKRERSMISEHEKACADKINKLEESLKKKKQDDRTFSVLRKSLGSILDNGSDEDIPADD; encoded by the exons ATGTCGACCGCCAAAGCGAGCAACAAGAAGCGCAGGACCGACCCGGAGATCGCCAAATCGGACCACCTCGATCTCGACCTCGACCTCTCCAA TGATATCAAGGGAATCATGTCGGCGATTCATCAGATCCGAGAGAAGGCTCACAAGGACGGTCtgaagaagaacgaagagacgATTTCGAG TGTGGCAGCTGAGGTCAGGTCTGCCATTGATGAGCTCAAGTCCAAACTCGAAAAGGATAG GCAAAGTTTCGCTAAATCCCTCTCTAAGAGCTCAAAAGAG TGTGAAAATTGCTTGAAGACTGAAGCTGCAAAGTTCCAAGCACTTTATGAAAAGTTCTGCAAGGACCAAGCAAGCCATCTGCAGGCCTTGAAAG GAGTTATTTCGAACTATGAAGAAGAGAAGGAAAGGCTCTGCGCACGATACGAACAATTGA GGAAGCGAGAAAGGAGTATGATTTCTGAGCATGAGAAAGCTTGCGCTGATAAAATTAACAAACTGGAAGAGTCattgaaaaagaagaagcag GACGACAGAACTTTCAGTGTTCTGAGAAAGTCTCTGGGTTCAATTTTGGACAATGGTTCCGACGAGGACATCCCGGCTGATGATTGA
- the LOC103434788 gene encoding DNA-directed RNA polymerase II subunit RPB2: protein MEEEHEYDDQQYMDDDDEDEITQEDAWAVISAYFEEKGLVRQQLDSFDEFIQNTMQEIVDESADIEIRPESQHNPGHQPDFAETVCKISFGQIYLSKPMMTESDGETATLFPKAARLRNLTYSAPLYVDVSKRMIKKGHDGEELTETQDFTKVFIGKVPIMLRSSYCTLYQNSEKDLTELGECPYDQGGYFIINGSEKVLIAQEKMSTNHVYVFKKRQPNKYAYVAEVRSMAESQNRPPSTMFVRMLARTSSKGGSSGQYIKATLPYIKGEIPIIIVFRALGFVADKDILEHICYDFSDTQMMELLRPSLEEAFVIQNQQVALDYIGKRGANVGVSRDKRIKYAKEILQKEMLPHVGVGEFCETKKAYYFGYIVHRLLLCALGRRPEDDRDHYGNKRLDLAGPLLGGLFRNLFRKLTKDVRAYAQKCVDNGKDLNLQFAIKAKTITSGLKYSLATGNWGQANAAGTRAGVSQVLNRLTYASTLSHLRRLNSPIGREGKLAKPRQLHNSQWGMMCPAETPEGQACGLVKNLALMVYITVGSAAYPILEFLEEWGTENFEEISPAVIPQATKIFVNGCWVGIHRDPEMLVRTLRKLRRRVDVNTEVGVVRDIRLKELRIYTDYGRCSRPLFIVDKQRLLIKKRDIHALQQRESPEDAGWHDLVAKGYIEYIDTEEEETTMISMTINDLVQARLNPEEAYSDTYTHCEIHPSLILGVCASIIPFPDHNQSPRNTYQSAMGKQAMGIYVTNYQFRMDTLAYVLYYPQKPLVTTRAMEHLHFRQLPAGINAIVAISCYSGYNQEDSVIMNQSSVDRGFFRSLFFRSYRDEEKKMGTLVKEDFGRPDRANTMGMRHGSYDKLDDDGLAPPGTRVSGEDVIIGKTTPMAQDEAPGQATSRYTRRDHSISLRHSETGIVDQVLLTTNADGLRFVKVRVRSVRIPQIGDKFSSRHGQKGTVGMTYTQEDMPWTVEGVTPDIIVNPHAIPSRMTIGQLIECIMGKVAAHMGKEGDATPFTDVTVDNISKALHSCGYQMRGFETMYNGHTGRRLSAMIFLGPTYYQRLKHMVDDKIHSRGRGPVQILTRQPAEGRSRDGGLRFGEMERDCMIAHGAAHFLKERLFDQSDAYRVHVCERCGLIAIANLKKNSFECRGCKNKTDIVQVYIPYACKLLFQELMSMAIAPRMLTKDIKPAKNQKKKGA from the exons CATGATGACCGAATCCGATGGAGAAACTGCAACCTTATTTCCCAAAGCTGCAAGGCTTAGAAATCTGACGTACTCAGCACCCTTGTATGTTGATGTCTCAAAGAGGATGATAAAGAAAGGGCACGATGGCGAGGAACTCACTGAGACCCAGGATTTCACCAAAGTATTCATTGGGAAG GTTCCTATAATGCTTCGGTCTAGTTATTGCACGCTGTACCAGAATTCGGAGAAAGATTTAACTGAGCTGGGAGAGTGTCCATACGATCAAGGTggatattttattataaatggGAGTGAAAAGGTTCTTATTGCTCAAGAGAAGATGAGCACCAACCATGTCTATGTGTTCAAGAAGAGGCAGCCTAACAAGTACGCCTATGTGGCTGAAGTTCGGTCTATGGCGGAGTCTCAAAACAGGCCGCCCAGTACCATGTTTGTTCGGATGCTTGCTCGGACTAGTTCTAAAGGG GGTTCTTCGGGACAGTACATCAAAGCTACTCTTCCGTATATTAAAGGTGAAATTCCTATTATTATTGTGTTCCGGGCTCTCGGGTTTGTAGCGGATAAAGACATCCTAGAGCACATATGTTATGACTTCTCTGATACTCAAATGATGGAGCTGCTTAGACCTTCTCTGGAAGAAGCATTTGTGATTCAGAATCAACAg GTTGCACTAGATTATATTGGAAAGAGAGGTGCAAATGTTGGTGTAAGTAGAGACAAGAGAATCAAGTATGCGAAAGAGATTCTACAAAAGGAAATGCTTCCACACGTTGGTGTTGGAGAATTTTGTGAGACAAAGAAAGCTTATTATTTTGG ATATATCGTCCACAGGCTTCTACTATGTGCCCTAGGACGGAGGCCAGAAGATGACAGGGATCATTATGGCAACAAGAGGCTTGATCTTGCTGGTCCCTTACTCGGAGGCTTGTTTCGAAAT CTATTCAGGAAGTTGACTAAGGATGTGAGAGCTTATGCACAGAAG TGTGTTGACAATGGAAAGGATCTTAATCTGCAATTTGCCATCAAAGCTAAAACCATTACGAGTGGCCTCAAATATTCACTTGCCACTGGAAACTGGGGGCAAGCAAATGCAGCTGGTACAAGGGCTGGAGTGTCGCAGGTGTTAAATCGTTTGACATACGCATCCACCCTCTCACACTTGAGAAGACTGAATTCTCCAATAGGGCGTGAAG GGAAATTGGCTAAACCGCGTCAGCTGCATAATTCGCAATGGGGAATGATGTGCCCAGCTGAAACACCTGAAGGGCAA GCGTGCGGGCTTGTAAAGAATCTTGCATTGATGGTATACATAACGGTAggatcagctgcatatccaatCTTGGAATTTTTGGAAGAATGGGGTACAGAAAACTTTGAG GAAATTTCTCCTGCGGTTATACCCCAAGCTACAAAAATTTTTGTTAACGGCTGTTGGGTTGGAATCCATCGTGATCCTGAAATGTTGGTGAGGACATTGAGAAAGCTAAGGCGACGG GTTGATGTCAACACTGAAGTTGGGGTTGTGAGAGATATCCGTCTGAAAGAATTGCGGATATATACTGACTATGGACGTTGCAGTCGTCCATTATTCATTGTGGATAAACAGAGGCTTCTCATAAAGAAGAGGGATATTCATGCATTGCAGCAGAGG GAAAGCCCTGAAGATGCTGGTtggcatgaccttgtagcaaAGGGATATATTGAATATATTGACACTGAAGAAGAGGAGACTACAATGATTTCCATGACAATTAAT GATCTTGTCCAAGCAAGACTCAATCCTGAGGAGGCATATTCGGACACTTATACTCATTGTGAAATCCACCCATCACTTATTTTGGGTGTTTGTGCTTCTATTATACCGTTTCCCGATCATAATCAG TCTCCACGTAATACATATCAATCTGCTATGGGGAAGCAAGCTATGGGGATTTATGTCACCAATTATCAGTTCCGGATG GATACATTGGCGTATGTTTTATACTACCCTCAGAAACCTCTTGTCACCACAAGAGCCATGGAGCATCTCCACTTCAGGCAGCTTCCCGCCGGCATC AATGCTATTGTTGCCATCTCctgttattctggttataaccAGGAAGATTCTGTCATTATGAATCAATCCTCTGTGGACCGTGGATTCTTCCGGTCACTATTCTTCCGATCTTATAG GGACGAGGAGAAAAAGATGGGGACCCTTGTCAAAGAGGATTTTGGGCGTCCTGACAGAGCAAATACTATG GGTATGCGACATGGTTCTTATGACAAATTGGATGATGATGGTCTTGCTCCTCCT GGAACTAGGGTTTCAGGTGAGGATGTTATCATAGGAAAGACTACACCCATGGCTCAGGATGAGGCTCCAGGGCAAGCTACATCGCGTTACACACGGCGTGACCACAGCATAAGCTTGCGCCACAGTGAAACCGGCATAGTTGATCAG gttctactGACGACCAATGCCGATGGGTTGCGGTTTGTTAAAGTACGGGTGAGgtctgtcagaatacctcaAATTGGTGATAAATTTAGTAGCAGGCATGGACAGAAGGGGACAGTGGGTATGACTTATACCCAGGAAGACATGCCGTGGACTGTGGAAGGGGTGACCCCCGATATAATCGTGAACCCGCATGCTATTCCTTCTCGGATGACAATTGGTCAGCTCATTGAGTGTATTATGGGGAAGGTTGCAGCTCACATGGGAAAGGAAGGAGATGCTACACCTTTTACAGATGTCACG gtGGACAATATCAGTAAAGCTCTTCACAGTTGTGGGTATCAAATGCGTGGATTTGAGACCATGTATAATGGTCACACGGGCAGGCGGCTCAGCGCTATGATATTCCTTGGCCCCACATACTACCAGAGACTGAAGCATATGGTCGACGATAAGATCCATTCACGTGGACGGGGTCCAGTGCAGATCCTCACAAGGCAGCCAGCTGAGGGACGATCTCGTGATGGTGGTCTACGCTTCGGGGAAATGGAACGAGATTGCATGATTGCCCATGGTGCTGCTCACTTTCTGAAAGAAAGATTATTTGACCAGAGTGATGCATATAGGGTTCATGTCTGTGAGCGTTGTGGGTTAATAGCTATTGCAAATCTCAAGAAGAATTCGTTTGAGTGCAGGGGTTGCAAGAACAAAACCGACATTGTTCAG GTTTACATTCCTTATGCCTGCAAGCTGCTGTTCCAAGAGCTCATGTCGATGGCCATAGCGCCAAGAATGCTCACAAAGGACATCAAGCCTGCcaaaaaccaaaagaagaaaGGAGCCTGA
- the LOC103434790 gene encoding protein LOL2-like translates to MMDSKVEVDEAPQSELQSTAAQPSPPSEIAQMVCGSCRRLLKYPRGARHVECSCCQTVNFVLEAHQVGQVKCGSCAVLLMYLYGAPSVRCSSCHFVTEVGEHNKRPPWSVQQGQSPTPPNPVH, encoded by the exons atgatggACAGCAAAGTGGAAGTAGACGAAGCGCCGCAGTCGGAGCTCCAATCCACCGCCGCGCAGCCATCACCGCCTTCCG AAATAGCTCAAATGGTCTGTGGTTCTTGCCGCCGGCTGCTGAAGTATCCTCGAGGAGCCAGACATGTCGAGTGCTCGTGCTGTCAGACCGTCAACTTCGTGCTCGAAG CTCATCAGGTTGGACAAGTTAAATGTGGTAGCTGTGCAGTGTTGCTGATGTACCTGTATGGAGCGCCTTCCGTTAGGTGTTCCTCGTGCCATTTTGTGACAGAAGTTGGG GAACACAACAAGCGCCCTCCATGGTCCGTCCAACAGGGGCAATCACCAACTCCTCCAAATCCTGTTCACTAA